Proteins from a single region of Starkeya sp. ORNL1:
- a CDS encoding DsbE family thiol:disulfide interchange protein, translating to MSEAPAQTPIEGQPAPPRRRLLVLLPLIAFAALAALFYGRLFSGDPSRLPSALIGHEAPVLDLPALDGLARDGAPVPGLESAVLKGQVTVLNVFASWCAPCRDEHPLLVELSKQQGFRLVGLNYKDDAENARRFLGRFGNPFAAVGVDANGRAAIEWGVYGVPETFIVGKDGRIAYKYVGPIDEDGLRTRLMPEIAKAMAAGG from the coding sequence ATGAGCGAAGCGCCCGCCCAGACCCCTATCGAAGGCCAGCCGGCACCGCCGCGACGGCGGCTGCTAGTGCTGCTGCCGCTGATCGCCTTCGCGGCGCTGGCGGCACTGTTCTATGGCCGCCTGTTCTCCGGCGATCCCTCGCGCCTGCCGTCCGCCCTGATCGGCCATGAGGCACCGGTGCTCGATTTGCCCGCGCTTGACGGGCTCGCCCGCGACGGCGCGCCGGTGCCGGGGCTGGAGTCCGCGGTGCTCAAGGGCCAGGTGACGGTGCTGAACGTGTTCGCTTCCTGGTGCGCGCCGTGCCGCGACGAGCACCCGCTGCTGGTCGAACTGTCGAAGCAGCAGGGCTTCCGCCTCGTCGGCCTGAACTACAAGGACGATGCCGAGAATGCCCGGCGTTTCCTCGGCCGCTTCGGCAATCCGTTCGCCGCGGTCGGCGTCGATGCCAATGGCCGCGCCGCGATCGAATGGGGCGTCTATGGCGTGCCGGAGACCTTCATCGTCGGCAAGGACGGGCGCATCGCCTACAAATATGTCGGCCCGATCGACGAGGACGGGTTGCGGACGCGGCTCATGCCGGAGATCGCCAAGGCGATGGCGGCGGGCGGGTAG
- the ccmD gene encoding heme exporter protein CcmD, translating into MLGEHASFILAAYAGSAAVLAALVAWIMLDGRAVRRSLDEMDARGVRRRSAGREEGQ; encoded by the coding sequence ATGCTCGGGGAACACGCCTCCTTCATCCTCGCCGCCTATGCCGGCTCGGCGGCGGTGCTGGCTGCGCTGGTGGCTTGGATCATGCTCGACGGCCGCGCGGTGCGCCGCTCGCTCGACGAAATGGATGCGCGCGGCGTGCGCCGCCGCTCCGCCGGCCGCGAGGAGGGGCAATGA
- a CDS encoding glycosyltransferase family 2 protein: protein MSTDTPSRAIPAHRTDILGPKQHRHVLVIPVINEGERIRRQLRQIAELAPACDIVIADGGSTDGSLDPDFLRFVGVRALLTKTAPGKLSAQLRIAYAFALDEGYDGVVTVDGNGKDGVDAIPLFLEKLDEGYDYVQGSRYVAGGVAENTPRDRHLAGRLIHAPVLSLAAGHWYTDTTNGFRAYSARYLADPRVAPFRDVFVRYELLFYLTVRAARLGLRTTEVPVARRYPVGEATPTKISGMRGRLDMLGELFAAATGRFNP, encoded by the coding sequence ATGAGCACCGATACGCCCAGTCGTGCCATCCCGGCGCATCGCACCGACATCCTGGGGCCCAAGCAGCACCGCCATGTGCTGGTGATCCCGGTCATCAATGAGGGCGAGCGCATCCGCCGCCAGCTTCGGCAAATCGCCGAACTTGCCCCGGCATGCGACATCGTCATCGCCGATGGCGGCTCGACCGACGGCTCGCTCGATCCCGATTTCCTGCGTTTCGTCGGCGTGCGCGCGCTGCTGACCAAGACCGCGCCTGGCAAATTGAGCGCGCAGCTGCGCATCGCCTATGCCTTCGCGCTGGACGAGGGCTATGACGGCGTCGTCACTGTCGACGGCAACGGCAAGGATGGCGTCGATGCCATCCCGCTGTTCCTGGAGAAGCTCGACGAGGGGTATGACTATGTGCAGGGCTCGCGCTATGTCGCCGGCGGCGTCGCCGAGAACACGCCGCGGGATCGCCATCTCGCCGGCCGGCTGATCCATGCGCCGGTGCTGAGCCTTGCCGCCGGGCATTGGTACACCGACACGACCAACGGATTCCGCGCCTACTCGGCGCGCTACCTCGCCGATCCGCGCGTGGCGCCGTTTCGCGACGTGTTCGTGCGTTATGAGTTGCTGTTCTATCTGACCGTGCGCGCGGCGCGGCTGGGCCTGCGCACCACGGAGGTGCCGGTCGCCCGCCGCTACCCGGTGGGCGAGGCCACGCCGACCAAGATCAGCGGCATGAGAGGGCGCCTGGACATGCTGGGCGAACTGTTCGCCGCGGCGACGGGACGGTTCAATCCATAG
- a CDS encoding heme ABC transporter permease, whose translation MALMDFANPTRFLALSGRVLPWLAAASAIVLAAGFVLAFRAPADYQQGETVKIMYIHVPFAWLAMLGYTALALSALGILVWRHPLADVAHKAMAPIGAVFAFLCLLTGSLWGRPMWGTYWVWDARLTSMLVLLLLYLGLLALRSAVEDPNQAGRAAAVLTLVGFVNVPIVKFSVDWWNTLHQPASVFRLGGPTIDPSLLWPLLLTAIGFTLLMLTLHLMAMRNEILRRRLRSLEARAAAEAAFA comes from the coding sequence ATGGCGCTGATGGACTTCGCGAACCCGACCCGTTTCCTCGCCCTTTCCGGGCGGGTGCTGCCGTGGCTCGCGGCGGCGAGCGCCATCGTGCTGGCAGCGGGCTTCGTGCTCGCCTTCCGCGCCCCTGCCGACTACCAGCAGGGCGAGACCGTGAAGATCATGTACATCCATGTGCCGTTCGCCTGGCTCGCCATGCTCGGCTACACGGCGCTGGCCTTGTCCGCGCTCGGCATATTGGTGTGGCGGCATCCGCTGGCGGATGTCGCGCACAAGGCGATGGCCCCGATCGGGGCGGTATTCGCCTTCCTGTGCCTGCTCACCGGCTCGCTCTGGGGTCGGCCGATGTGGGGCACCTATTGGGTGTGGGATGCGCGGCTGACCTCGATGCTGGTGCTGCTGCTGCTCTATCTCGGCTTGCTGGCACTGCGCTCGGCGGTCGAGGATCCGAACCAGGCCGGGCGCGCGGCGGCGGTGCTGACGCTGGTAGGCTTCGTCAATGTGCCGATCGTGAAATTCTCGGTCGACTGGTGGAACACGCTGCACCAGCCGGCCTCGGTGTTTCGCTTGGGCGGACCGACCATCGATCCGAGCCTGCTGTGGCCGCTGCTGCTCACCGCCATCGGCTTCACGCTGCTGATGCTGACGCTGCATCTGATGGCGATGCGCAACGAGATATTGCGCCGCCGGCTGCGCTCGCTCGAAGCGAGGGCCGCCGCCGAAGCCGCGTTCGCCTGA
- a CDS encoding DUF1178 family protein, whose protein sequence is MIRYQLRCDADHDFESWFRDSAAYEGQRKKKLVACPVCGSAKVEKAIMAPALGRGTKKFAQDANSAPASAPVETTAAEAPQPVALISEKERELREMLRAVREHVVKNSDYVGDEFATVARQMHEGEVEKRSIYGEASAEEVKSLIEDEIEIHPLPSLPDERN, encoded by the coding sequence CCGCTATCAGCTACGTTGCGACGCCGACCACGATTTCGAGAGCTGGTTCCGCGATTCCGCCGCCTATGAGGGCCAGCGCAAGAAGAAGCTGGTCGCCTGCCCGGTCTGCGGCTCCGCCAAGGTGGAGAAGGCGATCATGGCGCCGGCACTTGGCCGCGGCACGAAGAAGTTCGCGCAAGACGCCAACTCTGCGCCAGCTTCCGCCCCCGTCGAGACAACGGCCGCCGAGGCTCCACAGCCGGTAGCGCTGATCTCCGAGAAGGAGCGCGAACTGCGCGAGATGCTGCGCGCGGTGCGCGAGCACGTGGTGAAGAATTCCGACTATGTCGGCGACGAGTTCGCCACGGTCGCCCGGCAGATGCACGAGGGCGAGGTCGAGAAGCGCTCCATCTATGGCGAAGCCAGCGCCGAGGAAGTGAAGTCGCTGATCGAGGACGAGATCGAGATCCACCCGCTGCCGAGCCTGCCGGACGAGCGGAATTAG
- a CDS encoding sugar phosphate isomerase/epimerase family protein, whose amino-acid sequence MAISNILLPDGVSDPAACEVFSRLGYSGIEIAPGKSVPGWPAAPARLAETRAAIEGEGLRIVAMQGILFGISGVALFGAEEARTRLRDHLAKVARVAGALGAGACVFGAPGVRNPGDLAPDAAFRIAADFFGYLAPLFADEGTTLAFEANAPVYGCKFATTTREALDLVKAIHHPGVRLQIDTGTMFLNQEDPAVIVEAAPFASHFHVSEPQLAALGASGVDHGPIAAALGEASYDGWISAEMKAAGAWEDAAAGAAELISELYMPSAVLAAGADPL is encoded by the coding sequence ATGGCGATCTCGAACATCCTGCTGCCGGACGGCGTAAGTGACCCGGCGGCCTGTGAGGTGTTTAGCCGGCTGGGATACTCCGGCATCGAAATCGCGCCGGGCAAATCGGTGCCGGGCTGGCCGGCGGCGCCGGCGCGCCTTGCCGAGACGCGCGCCGCGATCGAGGGCGAAGGGCTTCGCATCGTCGCCATGCAGGGCATCTTGTTCGGCATCAGCGGCGTTGCGTTGTTCGGCGCCGAGGAGGCGAGAACGCGGCTGCGCGATCATCTCGCCAAAGTGGCGCGGGTAGCCGGTGCGCTGGGGGCGGGGGCCTGCGTGTTCGGCGCGCCGGGGGTGCGCAATCCGGGGGATCTGGCGCCCGATGCCGCGTTCCGGATCGCGGCCGACTTCTTCGGCTACCTGGCCCCGCTGTTCGCCGATGAGGGCACCACGCTCGCCTTCGAGGCCAATGCGCCGGTCTATGGCTGCAAGTTCGCCACCACGACCCGCGAGGCGCTGGATCTGGTGAAGGCGATCCACCATCCCGGCGTTCGGCTGCAGATCGACACCGGGACCATGTTCCTCAACCAGGAGGACCCGGCGGTGATCGTCGAAGCGGCGCCCTTTGCCAGCCATTTCCATGTCAGCGAGCCGCAACTCGCCGCGCTCGGCGCTTCCGGCGTCGACCATGGTCCGATCGCCGCGGCGCTCGGCGAAGCCTCCTATGATGGCTGGATCTCGGCGGAGATGAAGGCGGCGGGGGCATGGGAAGACGCGGCGGCGGGCGCCGCCGAACTGATCTCCGAACTCTACATGCCGTCCGCCGTGCTGGCCGCTGGGGCCGATCCTCTATGA
- a CDS encoding GNAT family N-acetyltransferase — MPATQSSSTAAVLRVRRANPTDLTDVRRLQAASLRGFARRVHGEEVIESLIPRIGTFDAELVSDGTFFIAEIEGEAVACGGWSMREPSYMGSEIELPTTAGGVDVPHVHGVFVHPLFIRYGIGSALLERIDADLRTQGFARARVAATLAAEGFFAERGWRRQGAVFGALDGGLIFVAMGMEKRFASDLRLAA; from the coding sequence ATGCCGGCGACCCAATCGAGCTCAACCGCGGCTGTTCTGCGCGTCCGTCGCGCCAATCCCACCGACCTTACCGATGTTCGCCGCCTCCAGGCGGCATCGCTGCGCGGCTTTGCGCGTCGCGTGCATGGCGAGGAGGTGATCGAATCCCTCATTCCGCGCATCGGCACCTTCGACGCCGAGCTGGTGTCCGACGGCACCTTCTTCATCGCCGAAATCGAGGGCGAGGCGGTGGCCTGCGGCGGCTGGTCGATGCGCGAGCCGAGCTACATGGGCAGCGAGATCGAATTGCCGACCACGGCCGGCGGCGTTGATGTGCCGCACGTCCATGGCGTGTTCGTGCATCCGCTCTTCATCCGCTACGGCATCGGCTCCGCCTTGCTGGAGCGCATCGATGCCGACCTGCGCACCCAGGGCTTCGCCCGTGCCCGGGTGGCGGCGACGCTGGCGGCCGAAGGCTTCTTCGCCGAGCGCGGCTGGCGCCGCCAGGGCGCGGTGTTCGGCGCGCTGGACGGCGGGTTGATCTTCGTCGCCATGGGCATGGAAAAGCGCTTCGCCTCGGACCTGCGTTTGGCGGCTTAA